In Capricornis sumatraensis isolate serow.1 chromosome 2, serow.2, whole genome shotgun sequence, the DNA window ATCCCCCTATCCTTTCATCAGAGCAGGACCAGCTTTTCACCAGCCCATGTTTTCCCCAAGGCTGTTACATCAAGAGAATTGGAATGGGAGGCTTATTTCTCATTAACTTATTTGCTCTAAAGACCCAGGCAGAGGAGACAGTGGATCTAAGTTTGACTGGCTCAACTACCTTATCGTATATAATAGTACAACAACCTAGGTTCAACCAAGACGGGACCTTTGGCAAGAACTTGGGTGGAGGTCGTCTTTCTGGGAGGCCGTCCAGGAGGCCAATAGGAAAGAATGAGGAACATGAGATGGGGAAGGGAGAAAAGCCCATAACAGTTGTGTTCATGGTTGGTTATTGCTGTGGGCTGAAAAACCCTGAAGAACAAGCCTCAGGATTATCCCTGGGCAGGGAATAAAGAAAGGGCAGGGAGGCTGAGGCATTTACCCGTCAACTCAGCGTTCCACTGACTCCAGGGGTTACCTATGGGGTCTGTGCATTCCCCTGCACTTCTTGGCTGCATTGCACCTGGACTGATGCAATTCCACTGCTGCAGAGAAATACCCTGAAACGGAAAAGCAAAGGTGCAAACTTCAGGGTGGAGGTCGCAGTCCTGGAACTGTCCACCACTGTGCTGCAGAAATCAGCTGGGTCAAAGACTGTGGTAAGGGGATCCTCTGTGTTAGCTGGAACTCTCCCTGCCGTGGCTCACTGAGGTGTCCCTGGGACAGGAATGGAGAGATGAAAGGCAACATGGGGGGACCTTCCTCTGTGAAATTTACAACCAGAATGAAGGAGAACCCGGGTCATCGCTCTCTGAAACCCCCTCATCCATGGAGAGAGGGAGCTCGGACAgaggtttcctttttttctattttgttattattattactggctgcaccacatggcttgtgggatcttagatccccaaccagggatggaacttctGCCCTCTgcgttggaagtgcagagtcctgatTACTGGACCGCCAAGGAGTGCCAGAAAGAGATTTCTTTAGCAATAACTTTTCATTGTCATTCCCCATCtcatgggcttctcagatggctcagtagtaaagaatccacctgccagtttaggagctgcaggagacgtgggtttgatccctgggtgggaaagatcctctggtggaggaaatggcaattcactccagtattcttgctgggataatcccatggacagaggaacctggtggctctgtccatgggttgcaaagagtcagacacgactgagtgactgagcgtgcacacatcCCACCTTATCCCCTAAAGGACAGATGGTGTTATGTCTGACCGCCAGCCAAAGGAGGGTCTTCAGGGAAAGGACACCGAGAGCTTCGAAATGCACGCCTGCAGGTGAGAGTCCAAGGGGACTGGAGCTTCAGTCAGGCTTTGGAGAATTAAAACCAACTGTGGAGTAAGATGGGACTCCCATGTGGCAGCCGGGAGGGCGGTGCTGCGCTGTAGATCTCAGAATCTGTCAGGGCTAGGAATGTTCTGGTGGGCGACTGAGGACCACCAAGAGACACAGCCTGCTGCTTGCTTGGCCTGAGTGTCATACAATAGGGACAGTTGAAGGGGTTATGGGTGGAGATGAGATGTACAACCAGATGTCCAGGGGCTGAGGAAAGACTTTTAAAGGATGACTCAGAATAGAGACGCATccttcctgggtcaagaagagagagaaggaaccaGCAGAAACGTgtaaaaacccacaaaactgcTCCTCAGTGGAGTCCTTCTTAACCATCTGCCGGACCCACAGAGTGCAAAGACACTCAGCCGGGTGAGAACGattccaccccctcccctccctgcccaccctcctggagctagggaacattaattggggaggggggggcaagtTGAAGCgagcagagggaggggaaagCTGAGCAGAGAACAGGGCTTCTCCCACTCTCCTGTGTAAGCTTCCAGCCTGAAACAGACATAAGCCAGAGCAAGGGGAGACTGCTCAATTTTATGTAAGTTAAGAATTTTGTATATTACATGGGAAAGAAGTTCTCATTTCTGAACTGAGAGCAGAAAACCGAAGCCGAGGTTCTCATCTGTCACAGGGGAAGACCTCCCCACTGAGTAAGATTGAAGAGGCAGTGAGAGATGGAAATGGAGCTGCATTTGGGTAAAAATCCATGAGCCAGAATGAAAAATCAGACTTCTAGAGCACTTGAAAATCATGTTTGGAGAAGGGCTTTCTCCACACTGAACTTGGAGGTCTTAGTGAgtgtgggctgggggtgggaggaagtgcTGACAATTATTTCTCTCTGCTCGATAAGTATCATGTACCATTTATGGAGACAGGTTTTTAATCAATCTGCCCGTAGTCAACTTTTGTCTGATCAGCATATTCACTACAGTGGCCATGAAGGTGCCCCTGAATCGCCTTCAGCTTCAAGGGGTGCAGTTAGCTGGCAGCCTCCAGCTGCAGCACCTGCAGGACCCACGAGAGACCCATGCACTTCCAGGGCGGCCCCAGCCAGTGGCTGTGCACAGTGAGGATACGGCAGCTCCACTCCAGGGCTCGCTGCTTCGTTAGTGAGACTGTCTGCTCAGCATCATGGTGTCAGGCTCTCCTTGCTCATTTCTGCTTCCTTCCACTTTTATCTTTTATGTTCCCCTCACCCTCCCTCGCCCACACAGATTAAACCTCTTTTACTCCTAACTCCATCATCTGCTTCTCAGAGAACCTAACTCATATGCTCATCttttcaactgattttttttcttctttgctttaatactatttttaaatgagattatgtTAAAAAGTTTTCATACTCAGACTGAGACctgatctcttttaaaaaaccCCAACCCCCAAGATTTGATAATGATATAAATTGAACTTTAAGAACTGTCTACTTCATTCTTGTCTTCCCTTAGCATATCTCACTCATCCTTGAAGTCTTAGCTTAAATATAATTTCTCCTCGAAAGCTTTTCCCCAACCCTTCTGACTTCAGCTTTGGTAAATCCCTTTGTCACAGGTCCCCCCAATTTCCCTTTGGTAAGACTCATCTAACTTGTGGTTACTTGGCTGTGGTCAGTTGTTGGCCTCTGCTATCCTAAAGCCATGATCTAAAATTCTTGGTCACTGCTAATCACCCAGCCCTTAGGACAGAGCCTGGGCTGAGGAAGCTACTCAATAAATACCTAACTGAGCATCAAATCTGATAATCTAAGGTGTGGGATGTTGGCACATATCTGCCTGTAATTGTGCCCTTCATCTTGAGAGTATCACTCTAGCTCCTGGTTACAGCAAAACTCACAGAATTGAGTACTAGAAGAAACTTAAAGATTATCCCATCTGAGCACCCACGGATGTCAGACACGCTGTAGAACATCCAACAATCCAAGACTGTCCAATCTTAGTTTGAATACGAGGGACAGAAATTACCCTCAAAGGCTACCCATTGTGTCCTGGACAGCTCTGATCGTCAGGTTTCCTAGAGCTTTAGTTCATTTCATATTCTCACAGAATGAtttaatatcttttgataatattGACAACATAGGTAGGCTTTCTGGTCTAAactgagtgttagtcactcagtcatgtttgaccgtttgcaaccccatggaactgggggttgggggaaggagtCAAAATTTCTCTTCTTATGAATAGTCTCTCAAATGGGAACCTAGCTAACTTGAAATAGaaagacttcattcattcatacatgtCAAAAATATCAGTTGGGTGCTAAATGTGTCTAGCATGGGAACCAGCATCAGTAGGACACAGAGAGATGTCCCAAAATATGGAGTCTGCCTGGGGAGATAAAGATATTTATAAGATCAAATGATCACAGCAACATAGGAACTGCCAAGGGAGATCTGAGGCAGAGTATCCTGGGAACCAAGTGACAGGGTTGGATAGAAACTGTTTGAAGAGCTTGGGGAAGGTGGTGTGTCTGGGAAGCCTGGGAATACAGGGGGCAGGGATCTAGGAAGGGTTCACTTAGGAAGTGGGATTTCAGTTGAGTGCTATGGACAGGAAACATGAGGCAGTGGGTAAACCACTTTGCCAATCAGGCTCGAGACAGATGGCTTCCCAAGATGGACAGGGCGGGGCTTGGTGAGATGGGGAAGTTGGAGGGCAGCTAGCTGCGGGAGGACCACTTCCCTCTCCCTGGGACTGTCAGTCTGTTTCCAGCAGCTCCCCGTCAGCTCGCCTTCCTTACAGCCTTCAGGGCTGACCAGGCCACACTCCCAGGACACAGGCTACTGGCATGGGAGCATTTCCGTGGCTGCTCCTCCTCGTGCTGTCCCAGGAAGGTGAGACAGACTGCCAGCTCCAGAACAGGAGTACCTCATTTCCTCTCTGTGCTCCTGTTCTGCTGGGCCCTTGGCCTAGCAAGTCGCTGCCTTTGGGACTGAGTCTTTCAGCTCTTCTGGAGTAAAGAGGACTAGGGTGTGACTTTAGTGCAGGAAAAAGAGATGAGGAAACCTGTGGACACGGAAGGGGAGCCACCCCAAGGACAGCAAATGGAGAAGAGAGAATTTGGAGGGTGAGGTACAGATGGAAACCAAACCCTGGTAGGTGCTCAAGTCAGGTGCAGCAAAGAGCTAGAGCCAGAAGAGGCAGATGGAGGATGAGACTGAGTGTGGGTCACAGAAACTACTCAACTGAGGCTAGACCACGGGCCCACTGCCAGTCTCAGCAGCCCAGAGACACCACTCGTGTTGTTTCCATCTTtctgaagttttctttctttatttactgACTTGGCTgtatggggtcttagttgcagcacatgggatcttcattgtGAGTCATGCAGATCTTGTGTTGAGGTGCATGAATTATCTCTCATTGTGACgtatggactcagtagttgtggtgctcaggctaaGTTgttccccagcatgtgggatctcagttccccaactagggatcgaacctgcatcccccgcATTGCAAGGCAGAGCCTTAACTGCTggacaccaaggaagtcctaaccttttctttctttatctgcaGCTGAAGGGTactctggagatggtgtggaTCCTGAGGAAGTGGTTGGGATCTTTCACGAGTCCATCAGCCTCCCCCTGGAAATGCCATTTGATGAGGAGGTTGAGAACATCATCTGGTCCTCCCACAAAAGGCTTGccactgtggtgccagagaaagAGGGATATCCGGCTATCATTACGGTGACTGACCCTCGCTATGAGGGCCGAGTAAACTTCCTGGAGCCCACCTACTTCCTCCACATCCAAAATCTGAGCTGGGAGGACTCAGGACCTTACCAAGCTCAAGTCAACCTGAGGAGGTCCCAGGTCTCCACCATGCAGCGCTACAATCTACGCATCTATCGTGAGTTTACTGGGAACCATAGCACTGCCTTTCCTGACTCTCCTGAGATTCCTACACAAAGGACCAAGGGTCTTAGGACTCGGGGTTACGGCTTGAGGGCCCGGGACTGGAAAGCATTCTGTCTCCAGTGTGTCTGACCTCAGCTGCAGGTAAAGTGACCTGGAGTAGCAAGGCCCTGGGCTCTGAGCAGTGTCTGTGGATGTGTTGTGAAAGCGGTCAGGGCTTTGCCTACAGATGTCTTAGGAAGCCTTTCTGTTCCTTTGAGATTTTGCATCCTGGCTGTGAATGCCacctccatattttttttttaattggctgcactgggtcttcacagCGGTGAGCAGggggttctcttgttgcaggacAGGGGCTCTAGAAGgcgggctcaggagctgtggtggCCTGGCTTAGTTGCCACGCATCATGCGTGATCTTAGAACCCCAATCAGGGATGAAACTCAAGtccccagcattggaaggtggattcttaaccactggaccaccagggaagtcctgccaccTCTATTCCTAAGCCTTTTATCCTCCTCTTTGATTTGAGGGCTACTAATCAGGGTCTCCTGTCTACTTGAACCCAAATTCCCTCTTAATGCTTGTGACATTGACTGATATTCTACCTTGAATTGTACATACACTGATTAAACTGTAAGTGCCCTCAGGAGGTGATAATATTTTCTAGGATCGAAGAGGCAGGACAGAGTTTGAAGGAAGGTGGGGTGCAAAGGTAAGAGAGGGAAGGCAAGGCGTAAAGGGGCGGTAGAAGATGCCAACAGCAGCTCTGTTGTCTTGGCAGCCGCCCTGGGAACCGCAGGTTGGATGGTGGCTGGGCGCTGTTAGTTTGGCCCCTCCCTCATTTAGGTGAAGCAGGTCTCAGTGGGCAGCATCAGTACCCCAGTGTCGAAGAATTTAGAAAAACAGACCCAGTCCCTGATCACTCAGAGGGGCTTTGTGTTTCTCCTTCATCCAGGACGCCTGTCACAGCCTCAGATGACAGTGAACTTTGGGATCCCTGGGGAAGGAGGTGCCTGTAATCTGTCCCTGATATGCTCTGTAGAGAATGCGGGCCTGGATGTGACCTACACCTGGATATCCTGGGAAGATGGCGCTGACACAGCCCATGAAGGCTCCATCCTCAGAGCGTTCTGGAGGCCTGGGGACAAGGCTGTCTCTTACACCTGCAGGGCCAGCAACCCTGTCAGCAACATCACTTCCCGTCCCATCCGAGCTGGGTCCTTCTGTGCAGGTACCAGGGTCCCAGAGACAGCCCCTGAGCCACTGCAGGGTCTCAGGGTTACCACACCCTTCTCCTCAGGAGAGAATGTGGAGTCTAGAACCTAACCCCTCCCGTAGAGACTTGACCCCTGGACTGGGGAGGGGCTTCCCTTTTCCTTGTGCTCACAGCTTGGAAGCTGGGAAGGTCCCTTCTAGTCCCTTCTAGGTTGAGATTACTCCCAAGATCACAACCTCTGAGACTgtgtgaaaagaatatatatcccTGAGATACTTGCCAAGGAACATCAACTGACAGTGAACCTGAGACCTCCTCGGTGGAATTTGGGAGGGGTGTCTTCCCCTAAATCCAGATCTTCCCTCTGGTAAGCCCCTCTGTCCTTGCCTTCTCTGCCCCAGATCCTGGCTATCCTTTGGAGAAGGCCTCCACTTCCTTCTGTCTTCTGGCCAAGGGATTGCTCATCCTCTTGCTTTTGGGAACACTGGCCGTGGGCTTCTGGTTCATCCGAGTCCAGACAAGAGGCAAAGTGCCAAGAATGAAGAAACTCAAGAGAGACAGAATGAGACTGAGAAAGAAGCGGCAGCCTGGCCCCAGCCTGAGCTGATGGCCCTGGAGGCCCCTGTGCTGAGCATTGTCTCTTCTCAGCCCCAGGGAAAtcttcctcctccccaggctCATCTCTTCCCAGGGGATCAAGGGGCGGGCATCCAAAGGGCCATGCTCCCAGAGGGAAGATTGTCAGGCAATGAAGTCAAACCGGGTGACCCCACTCTGGAGGAGCTGTGTAGTCTTTCGCTGGGTGACTCTGGCAAAACCTGCTTTCTTGCctttccttcccatctaggtGACCCCCTCCGTGCCGCCTGCTTTCCACAACTGCCTTTGGAAAAGAAAGTTAGTCTAAAAGACCTCCTCACAATGCGGTGTTGGTATGTTATTATTCACGCCTAACCCATTCCCCACCAACACACATAAGATTTACACTTCAATAAGAAGAGTGAGAGATTCCTTTCAATCTAAATGAAGCTGTTACTCCTGAATGGGAAATTTCAGGCACCAAGAACTCTGCATGAGGGCCATATTATTCCTATTATTCCTGCCAATTCTTCTGCTTTCATACCCTCCTTACACCCTGGCCGATGAGTTCACTAAGTGACTCACTCACCCAACGTTAATCTACTGACTATCTTGCACAGGGAGCTATGAAGCATCCCTGTGCAATCCAACTCTGGGTCTCAGTTGAGCCTGGTGACCTTCCCATCATCTCCCTGATGCTAGTTGCTCTGGGCCTCTGTTGCCTGCCCCATAGAGATGGCAGCTCAGTTGGATTAATAGCATAGGTCTGgatacttccctggtgatccagtggctaagaccccatgctcccagtgcaggggcccaggtttgatccctggtcagggaacttagatcccacatgctgcaactaagagtttgcaagctgcaactaaagaggTGGTATCCatcagtgaagatcaaagatctcgtgtgcggcaactaagacctggtgcaaccaaataattcaataaaataaaaataaatataaaaaaaaaaaacagcagaggTCGAGACTCTTGACCTCTGCTTGCAATTGGTATTAGAGTCCTGTCTATTCCTTATCCATAGATTTCCACATCTCACACCTTCTATTGGACCTGGATTAATGCCTGCCCCCTACACATatattcccctcccctccccctgctctcctGGCAAAGACCTTTAATTTTATGTTCTTGCTCTTTCCCAAGCCCGGTGATCAGTATGAATTCCTCATCCTCTGCTTAAGTCTTGGTCACCCTCCCCAGATCAGATCTTGTGAATGCTACTTAATGTAGCTGCTGTGGCAGGGTGTGGAGTCGGGGGTGAAATGGGGAGGGGACTGAAAGCCGCTCATGCCACAGGACGTGCTGAGGGAGCGAGTGACCTGGAGGAGGGTGGTGTGGGATACTGTAGTGTCGTGGTCTTCGTAGACCGGGACCTGGGGACTGGAGTTGACGAGAAGAAGGACACAGGGTCCCAAG includes these proteins:
- the SLAMF9 gene encoding SLAM family member 9, producing MGAFPWLLLLVLSQEAEGYSGDGVDPEEVVGIFHESISLPLEMPFDEEVENIIWSSHKRLATVVPEKEGYPAIITVTDPRYEGRVNFLEPTYFLHIQNLSWEDSGPYQAQVNLRRSQVSTMQRYNLRIYRRLSQPQMTVNFGIPGEGGACNLSLICSVENAGLDVTYTWISWEDGADTAHEGSILRAFWRPGDKAVSYTCRASNPVSNITSRPIRAGSFCADPGYPLEKASTSFCLLAKGLLILLLLGTLAVGFWFIRVQTRGKVPRMKKLKRDRMRLRKKRQPGPSLS